ATTCCCAATTGAAACCGGACGTTTTGCTCTCGATGGCGGAGCGATGTTCGGCATTGTCCCAAAACCATTGTGGAGCAAATCAAATTCTCCCGATGAACGCAACCGCATCGAACTTGCCGCACGTGGATTACTCCTCAAAGGCGAAGGAAAAGTTATTCTTATTGATAACGGCAATGGCAATAAATTTACTGACAAACAAATTGATATTTATCGTCTCGATAATTCACAATCAAGTTTGGATTCATCGTTACAAAAAATTGGACTTACGCGCACCGATGTAACCGATGTTATTCTTTCGCATTTGCATTTTGACCACGCGGGCGGCTCTACGATAAAAGAAGATGGCATCTTAAAACCCGCTTTCCCCAACGCAACATACTTCGTGCAGAAAAAACATTATCTCCGTTCGTTAAACGCAAACGAAAAAGACAAAGGAAGTTTTATGCCCGATGATTTTATGCCGTTGAAAGAATTCGGCGTGCTCGAATTTCTTGAAGGAAATGAAAATGTTTTTCCCAACATCGAATTTATGATTTGCAACGGACACACCGACGCACAACAACTTCCTGAAATTTCCGACGGCGAAACAACGCTTTTGTATTGTTGCGATATGATACCGACGAGTTCGCACATTCCTCTCCCCTACATTATGGGATACGATTTGCGTCCGCTGGAGACATTGGAAGAAAAGAAATTGATACTGAACAACGCCGCCGATGAAAACTGGATTCTTTTCTTCGAACACGACCCGAAAATTACTGCGGCAAGAGTTACGCGAACAGAAAAAGGTATCGTGATGAGTGAAGAAGTGAAAATGTAAATCGTCATTCCCAGAAGCGAACCGACGGAGCATTGTCAAAGAATTTTTAAGCAATTTTTATTATGCGTTATGAATAAAAAATTTTTTCTTGTTGGTTTATCCCTTTCAATTTTTCTTGTTTCCTTTTTCTCTCCAAAAAAAGAACGAAAACATTTTGAGAAAGAAGAATCTTCGCCGCGTGGAGATTGGTTTTATGACCAACGAACGTTCCCCTATTCGGAAATAAATTATGCGGAATATGGAAAAGCAATAGAACGAAGCGCATCAATGAAAGCGGTTGCAAAACACACAAACGCCGCTTGGGAATTCGCCGGACCCATCAACATTGGTGGAAGAATTACCGATGTTGAAATGCCGTCATCCAACACTTCAATTATTTACGCCGGTTCTGCAAGCGGAGGAATTTTCAAATCTACCGATTTCGGCAATTCATGGAATGCTATTTTTGATGATGCGAAAAGTTTATCCATCGGAGATATAACGCTTGCTCCTTCCAATGAAAATGTTTTGTATGTAGGAACGGGAGAACCCAACGGCGGAAGCGGTTCGCTTACCTACGGCGGTTTCGGCGTGTATAAATCTACCAATGCCGGTGAAAGTTGGACTCATTGCGGATTGGATTCCACGCGTTTCATCGGAAAAATTGCCGTTCATCCCACCAATTACAATATCGCGTATGTTGCTGCGATGGGAACAATGTATTCAAAGAACGAGCAGCGGGGCGTGTATCGTACATTCGATGGCGGTCTCTCGTGGCAAAAAGTTTTCTTCCTTTCCGATTCCACGGGATGTATTGATATCGCTATAAATCCCAACGCGCCGAATATTATTTATGCCGCAATGTTTGAGCGGATGCGTTATGCGTGGCAACGGTCTTACGGAGGAATTACCAGCGGTTTATATCGTTCAACAGATGCAGGAAATACGTGGACACAACTCACCAACGGACTTCCTCCCAACTCTCCCAACATCAGCAGAATTACCATCGCTCTGTTTCATCCCAATCCGGAAATTATCTACGTTAGTTATGCCGCATCATCAGGCGAATTGATGGGCGTCTATAAAACCACCAACGGCGGCGAAACGTGGACACCAATAAACTCAGCAGAACTTTCCGGAATATTTACGTCGTACGGTTATTGGTTTGGCGGAATAAAAGTACATTCGAGCGATTCCAATATTTTATATATGCTCGGATTGTATTCAATGAAATCTACCAACGGCGGCGCGAATTGGTTTTCCAACGATTTTAACGTTCACGTTGACCACCACGCTCTGTTTGTTCATCCGCAAAATCCGTCGCTGGTGCTGGAAGGCAATGATGGAGGTTTGTATTACTCTAACGATGGCGGAAATAATTTTACTCATTTTGAAAATCTTCCGAATAATCAATTCTACACGTGTGAAGTGGACGAACAAAATCCCACAAACCTCTACGGCGGCACTCAGGATAACGGTACGAACAGAACACTCACCGGAAATTTGAACGATTGGCAAGAACTTTTCGGCGGTGACGGATTTTATGTTCTCGTGGATCCGAACGATAACTCATTTCTGTATATGGAATACCAATACGGCGGATTTAG
This DNA window, taken from Ignavibacteria bacterium, encodes the following:
- a CDS encoding MBL fold metallo-hydrolase; protein product: MKIANYELFPIETGRFALDGGAMFGIVPKPLWSKSNSPDERNRIELAARGLLLKGEGKVILIDNGNGNKFTDKQIDIYRLDNSQSSLDSSLQKIGLTRTDVTDVILSHLHFDHAGGSTIKEDGILKPAFPNATYFVQKKHYLRSLNANEKDKGSFMPDDFMPLKEFGVLEFLEGNENVFPNIEFMICNGHTDAQQLPEISDGETTLLYCCDMIPTSSHIPLPYIMGYDLRPLETLEEKKLILNNAADENWILFFEHDPKITAARVTRTEKGIVMSEEVKM